A stretch of DNA from Pontiella agarivorans:
AATATATCGATGATTTCAAGGAGTTCTGGATCAACGCAAAAAAGGATCAGCAGCACTCAATCCAGTCTTTGGAAAAGGCGTTGATCCGGCTGAAAGACAACGGCGAGGTGCGTGCTGAAATCAGCCCCGCACATGCTGCGCGGCATATCTATATCTTTATCGACGGGATTTATGACTGCTGGAGCATCGATGAAAAGGAATTTCTGATCCGCGAGGAGCTCGAAGAAGCCGTTGATGAATTCCTGATGCTGTTTAAGCCAGTCTAGCGCGGTAGTCGGCATAGCCGAATTCGCGCAGGACCTCGATCCGGTCACCGCGCTGCACCGCGATGTCGGGGTGCTGAATGCCATTGAAGAAGGTGGTTTTCACCATGGAATAGTGGGCCATGTCGTTGAAGATCAGCCGGTCGCCGATCTGAAGCGGTTCGTCGAAGGAGTAGTCGCCGATGATATCGCCAGCGAGGCAGCTGAGCCCGGCCAGCTTATAGGTGTAGGGTTTGGCCCCGGGAAGCGCGGCATTTTCAATTTCGGGGCGGTAGGGCATTTCCAGCACGTCGGGCATATGGCAGGTGCAGGAGATGTCGAGGATCGCAATCGCGCCGTCGTTGTCGATGACATCCAGCACGGTGGTCACCAGTACGCCGGCATTCAGGGCGACGGCCTCGCCGGGTTCAAGAATGACCTGCACATCATATTGGGCTTTGAAGTCGTTGATCAGTTTGACGAGCAGGTCGATGTCGTAGTCGTCGCGCGTAATGTGGTGTCCACCGCCGAAATTGACCCATTCCATTTTCGGAAGCAGATCGCCGAACTGCTCTTCAACCGCTTTCAGCGTGGTTTCCAGGTCGTCGGCATTCTGCTCGCACAGGGTGTGAAAATGGAGGCCGGAAATGCCGGTCAGGTCCTGTTCTTTAAAATCCTTGCGGCGGATACCGAGGCGGGATTGGGGGGCGCAGGGATCGTAGATGGCATGGGCCGGGTCCTGCGTGGAGCATTCGGGGTTGATGCGTAAGCCGAACTTTATGTCTGAGTTGCCGGCGGTTCGGAAGCGATTAAGCTGATGAAATGAATTAAAGTCGATTTCATCGCAGAGCGTCAGCAGTTCTGCGAAATCGGCTTCGGAATAGGCGGCGGCGTAGGCGTGAACCTCTTTGCCGAATTCTTCGCGGCCGAGCCGCGCTTCCCACGGCGAGCTGGCGCATACGCCGTCGAGATAGTTTCCAATCATTGGAAACATCGGCCAGAGGGCAAAGCCTTTCAGGGCGAGCAGGATTTTGCAGTCCGTCTGTTGCTTTACGGAAACAAGGATCTCGCAGTTTTTTCGAACGAGATCCTCGTCCACGAGGAAGGCTGGCGTTTTAATATCCATCAATCGAGCTCAGCCACGGCACCCTCGATGACCTTCCAGGGCAGGCCGTATTTGTTGAGGTCATCCATGAACGGATCGGGGTCCATCTGCTCAATGTTAAAGACGCCGTCGCCGGTCCATTTATTCTCCAGCAGCATTTTTGCGCCGATCATGCAGGGCACGCCGGTGGTGTAGGAGATGGCCTGCGACTGCACTTCGGCATAGCATTCCTGATGGTCGCAGGTGTTGTAGATGGTGACGGTTTTGGACTGTCCGTTTTTGATGCCGCTAACCTGGCAGCCGATCCACGTTTTACCTTTGGTACGCGGGCCGAGCGAAGCGGGATCGGGGAGGAGGGTTTTGAGGAACTGCAGCGGAATGATTTTCTGCCCGTTGAATTCCACTTCGTCGATGCGGGTCATACCGACATTGCCGAGCACTTCGAGGTGTTTGAGGTAGGCATCGCCGAAGCTCATCCAGAAGCGTGCGCGTTTCAACCCTTTTATATGTTTTCCGAGCGACTCGAGTTCCTCGTGATACATCAGGTAGATATTCAGATTTCCGATTTCCTCCGGTACCTCGAAGGCGTGTTTCACGGAAAGCGGGTCGGTTTCGATCCATTCGCCGTTTTGCCAGTAGCGGCCCTTGGCGGTGACTTCGCGGATATTGATTTCCGGGTTGAAGTTGGTGGCGAAGGGATAACCATGGTCACCGGCGTTGCAGTCGATGATGTCGATAGTGTGGATTTCATCAAGATAGTGTTTCTGGATGTAAGTGCAGAAAACCGAGGTGACGCCGGGGTCGAATCCGGAACCGAGCAGGGCCATGAGACCGGCTTCTTTAAAACGGTCGTGATAGGCCCACTGCCATTTGTATTCAAACTTGGCCGTGTCTTCGGGTTCATAGTTTGCGGTATCGAGATAGTGCACGCCGGTTTCGAGACAGGCGTCCATAATGTGCAGATCCTGATAGGGAAGTGCCACGTTGATGACCAGCTCGGGACCGAAGCTTTTAATCAGTTCCACCAGTTCCGGCACGTTGTCGGCATCGACCTGCGCCGTCTGGATCGGGCGGTCCAGCTGTGCGGCAATGGCCTCGCATTTTGACTGCGTACGGCTCGCCAGCATGATTTCAGAAAACACCTCCGGAAGCGCGGCGCATTTGTGCACCACTACGCCACTGACTCCGCCCGCTCCGATGATCAAAACCTTTGACATATTCAACTCCTGTAAAATGATGACGCTACATACCTGCCGGTGCCGCGTTTTGCAAACTAATGTTTATACAGGCTGAGGTGGGTCAGTTTCCGCTCGCGGAATTCTGCCGGTGCAAGCGTGCTGACCTGTTTGAAAACCCGGCTGAAATAAGCGCGGTTGGGGAATCCGGTGAGTTCGGCAATCTGGTCGATGGAGAGATCGGAATGTTCGAGCAGATGTCCTGCGCGGCTGATGCGGATCTGGTTGACGTAACGGGCCGGCGAGGTGTGCAGGTATTTGCTGAAAAGGCGGCACAGGGTTTCGATGCTGATGCCGGCGTTTGCGGCGAGCAGTTCGTTCGGCAATTTGTCCGCCATATGTTCATTGATGTAACGAATCACAGTCTGGAGTCTTCCGGGCAGCGGCGGAGCCCAGTTGATGTCGCGGTGGCTGATGCAGAGGTGGATGAGGGCCAGGCTGCGGTGAAAAATACGGTTTGTGCCGGAAGTGCCCTCGGCAATTTCTTCGGCAAGATTGTGAATCAGCTGTAACTGGAGGTCGGTCGGTTTGAGGATGACCGGAATCTGCTGTTGGGCGGTGAGGCGTTTTCCCAACGAAAAATGGAGCCACAGGTTGCGGGTGGGTTGCTCGCCGATGCAGTGAAACAGGACATGATCCGGAATAAGCAGTACCCGGTCGGGTTTCAGGTCATAGATCCGGTTTTCGAGCTGGATGTGATGACCGGGGTCGAAGTTGTAATAGAGCCGCCAGAATGGACTGAGTACATTGGGAAAGTTCCAGTTGGTATTGCCCGGAATATAGCCGGCTTCATGCAGCGTCGGCAGTTCCGAAGAGGCTGTGATGCCGCGCGGCTCGAATTCAATTCCCTTGCCGGAGTACGGGTTTTCGTAGGCGCCGAAATTTAATTTTTTGACAGAATCAGACATAAGTATGCACCGAGCGGATATAGCCGGATTTCAGGATCGGTGTAAACGTATTTCCTTATTGAGATCACGTTTAAACAGGAGGCGGTTATGCCTGAGCTCGTTGAAGAAAAAGTTTGCTGGTATCGCAGTCCCATTGATAAAGCGCTGCGGAAAAAACTGATGGAGCGGAGTGATGCCAAGGGGTTGATTCATGTTGTTTCGCTGATTCTGCTGTCACTGTCGACCGGATTCGGGGTCTGGTATTCGGCACATCATTTTCACTGGAGCCTTACACTGCTGGCCCTGTTTGTTCATGGCACCTGCTTCACGTTTCTGGGTGAGCATGCCGGAATTCATGAACTGTCGCACGGCACTGTGTTTAAAACGAAAGTGCTGAATGAATTTTTCCTGAAACTGATCGGTTTTTTTACCTGGAAGAATATTCATGTATACCGCGCCAGCCACACGCGGCACCACATGGCCACCGTGCACTGCAAGCAGGATCTTGAGGTTCCGCTTCCTTATAAAGTCACGCTGCGGCAATGGATTGGGTATTACACGTTTGACGTTGACCGTTTTCTCGGCACCAACTGGCAGATTATCCGCAATGCCTTCGGTGTATTGAGCGGAGATTGGGAAAACTATCTGTTTCCCGAAGGTTCCAAAGATCGGAAAAAAGTTTTCGCCTATGCCCGCATCGTCCTCATGGGGCACCTGCTGATTGTGGCTGGAATCATCTATTTGCAGGACTGGATTCTGCTGTTGCTTTTCACGTTCCCGACCTATGCCACCTGGCTGGCCTGGCTGGTGACGATTCCGCAGCATGCGGGGCTGCAGCCCGATACGCCGGATTTCCGTTTGTGCTGCCGTTCGGTCAAGGTTGATCCGTTCACGCTCTTTCTGCACTGGAATATGGACTACCACGTGGAGCACCATATGTTTGCCGGGGTGCCGTTCTATAATCTGCCGAAACTGCGTGAAGCGATTAAAGACGATCTTCCGCCGATGCGCCCGTTTTTCGAAACCTGGAAAGAGATCCGGCATACGCTGAAAAAGCAGAAAACGGATCCGGCCTATTGTTATATTCCGGAGATTCCAAAGGGCTAGGGCAGTGCCCGTTCGAGGCGCGCAATCAAATCCTCCGGCTCCTCAATGCCGATGGAAATGCGGATGAGCCAGCGCGATGCACCTGCTTTTTCGGCCCATTCGAGTTCATCGTAGTGGGCAATCAGCACAAAGGGACAGCAGAGGCTGAAGCTGGTTCCCAGGTTCGGACCTTTGGTGATTTCGAGGCGGTCATAGACCGCTTCGGTGTACTTTTCAGGTTCTTTCAGAACGAAAGAAAGCAGTCCGCCGTAACCGCCGTCGGGGCGGCGGAACTGATCGTAGGTTTCCCGGTCGGTCAGCGACGGATAAAAAACTGAATCCACCGCCGGATGCCGGTGCAGATATTCGCTGAGCGCCTGCGCGTTGCGATTCGTCTTTTCCACCCGTTCGCGAAAATCGCGGGAATCTTTTTCCAGCTGAATAACATCGGCACCGTAGAATGCTTCCGGTTCATAGATGGTACGCAGTTCCCGGCGAAGGGTCTGATAAAAATCCGAATCTTCGTTCAGGATCAAGGCGCCGCCCATGACATCGCTGGTGCCGGAGAAAAATTTGGTCAGGCTGATGGCGGAGATATCGGAGGCGGGCAGGGTATTCTGGTTGATGCAGGCACCGAGGGTTTCATCGATGATGACGGGAAAACGGAATTGATCCGCCAGTTCTCGCAATTTTCCGAGGTCGACGCAGGTCAGCAGCGGGTTGGAGGGAAACTCGCAGAAAAGTCCGCTAATGCTTGATTCGGAGAGGTCCTTTTCCAGCTGTTCGAGATCGGCGGCATCGCCCCTGTTGTAAAACAGGGCGCGGTGCGGGTTGAACTTTTCCTGGAGTTTCAGCGTATCGCCATAGGGAAAGGCAAACTGCGCGGTCGGGGCATCGAGCCGGTTTTTCCGCACGGCAATATAGGCCGCGTGAATGGCCGCCATGCCCGAAGGAAACAGATAAATATCTTCCGCTTTCGCACCGGAAAATTCAGCGATGCGCTTTTTAATGATTTCCGCTTCGGCGTCGGCGTCCGGTGCCGGAATGCCGTTGAGCAGGGCTTCGGCGCAGCGCGACGAAATGCCTTCGCCGGCGTGCTGCCAATAGGCTTTGGCCAGAGCGGCCAGTTTTTTCGGAAAAGCGATCAGGTGGACCGCCGATCCGTCCGTTTTACGAATACTGATTTCAGCACTCGGATCATTGACCCAGAGATAGGCTGCGCAACGTTCCGCGGCATCGCGCGTCGTGTAGAGCTGGGCACATTCGTCGCTCCGTTTGCTGAATTTATGAACGGCGGCCTCGACCAGGGGATGATAAAAAAAACGCGGATAGCCGAGATGCAGCTTTTCCATGGTCTTCGGATTTTTTTCTTCGTAACCGATCACATCCTGCCAGCGGGGCAGGCACATGGCAACGGCATGCGGGGTGTTGGGAATGGGTTTTCCCAAATCTTCGGCCCGGCAAAGCGGAGTTTTTCGTAAGGTTTCCTGCGGCATGGGTTTTAAAGGTTTTTAAGTGCAGTTTGGATATCTTCAATCAGGTCGTCGGCATCTTCGATGCCCACGGAAAAGCGGACGAGGCCATCGGTGATGCCGACCGCTTCGCGTTCGGCTTTCGGGATCGAGGCATGGGTCATCGATGCCGGATGGCAGATCAGGGATTCAATGCCGCCGAGGCTTTCCGCCAGTGAAAACAGATTGAGATTGGAGATCAGTTTCACGACCTGTTCGAACGGGAGGTTGAAGATGGCGGTGACGATGCCGCTGCCGCCGCGCATCTGTTTTCTGGCGAGTTCATACTGTGGATGTGACGGATGAAACGGATAGCGCACGGCGTCGGTTTCTTCCAGAGATTGGAGAAAATCGGTGATTTTCAGCGCATTTTCCTGGTGCTGCTTCATGCGTACGGCAAGGGTTTTCAGGCCGCGCGAAATGAGCCAGCAGTCGAACGGTGACGGATTCAGGCCGACGGCTTTCTGGGCGAAGATCATCTTTTCGTTCCAGTCTTCGGAATTGGTGCAGACCACGCCGCCGAGGCAGTCGGAGTGCCCGTTGATGTATTTCGTGGTGCTCGACAGGCTGATGTCCGCCCCGAGGGCCAGCGGATTCTGGAAAAAGGGCGAGGCAAAAGTATTGTCGACGAGCAGCTCTGTGCCGGCTTCGTGTGCGGCGTTGGCAACGGCTTCGATATCGATGATTTTCAACATGGGGTTGGTCGGCGATTCGATCCAGACCAGCGCCGGTTTCTGTTTTCCGATCTCCGGATAGTTGGCGGGGTCGGAGAGATCGACATAGGAAATGGTGATGCCGAATTTTTTAAAGACCTGGTCGTAGATGCGGTAGGTGCATCCGTAGATGTTTTCTTCCGCCACGATGTGGTCACCGGAGGAGAGGGTGGAGATGACGGCGTTGACGGCGGCCATACCGCTACCGAAAACGGTGGCATATTCCGCCTGTTCCAGATGGGCCAGTGTGGCGCCGAGACGGTCGAAGGCCGGGTTGCCCGAGCGCGTGTAGTCATAGCCGCGGGTCTTTCCCGGTTCGAGCTGGGCGAAAGTGGAGGTCAGATAGACGGGCGGAATGACGGCTCCGGTCTCGCGGTCCGGCTCCTGGCCGATATGTATGGCTGCGGTGTCAAATTTCATAATCCTATTAATCCGGTCATGTTTTCAGGGTTCGGAAGCTACTGGTCTTGCGTCTTTTCGTCAAACCCGCCTTTAAGAAAAGGAAGTGTGAGGTAGAGGTTGTCGGTAGGATGTGATTTGTGAGAAAAGGATCGAAAGGAAATTCATTATGAAATCATACCTGTATATCTGGATTGGTCTGTTGGCCGGAGCTGTCGGTGCTGTAATTCTTTCAGAATTGGTCGGCTCGGGGATTCATGGGAAAATGATGAATGAAGGGGGTTGGGTGGAAACTGCTTCGTGGATTTCCTATTTTGTTGCCGCCTTTTTCATTTTTCTGAAGATGTTGCGTTCGCCCAACCGCTGGAGCATGTTGGCCGGGACCATGCTGCTCGGGATGCGTGAGCTGGATTTTGATAAGCGCTTTACCACGATGGGCATTTTCAAGAGTCGCTTCTATTCCAGTTCCGACGTGCCGATTCTGGAAAAACTCATTGCGCTGGTGATTACGGCGGTGATTATTGCCGCTCTGTTTGTTCTGGTTAAAAATCATTTGAAACCTTTTATCCAGAAGGTGAAGGCCCGATCGGGGGCATCGTGCACTGTGCTGCTGGCGGGCGGCCTGTTGTTTTTTGCCAAATCCATCGACGGGCTATCCCGCAAACTTGAACCGTTCGGGATTGAACCGTCCGATGCCGTCAACCGCATCGCCGGTTCGGTTGAAGAGTGTTTTGAACTGACGGGCGCGCTGTTGGTTGTCGTGGCGGCCGTGGGCGCTTATCTTCACCGTTCAAAGTAGGTGTAGCCCCGCATACCGCTTTCAAAGGCATCCATAATGCGGCGGCGCTCTTTGGCGGTGATGGCCTCGGTGCGGACGGCGGTTTCGGCGAGCTTGCGAATGCGGCGGATCATATTTTTCGGATCATATTCCACGTAGGAGAGCACATCGGCCACGGAGTCGCCTTCGAGTTCGCGGGAATAGTTCAGGTGTCCTTCGCGGTCGACTTCCACGGTGATGACGTTGGTGTCGCCGAGCAGGTTGTGCAGATCGCCAAGGGTTTCCTGATAGGCGCCGACGAGGAAGACGCCCAGATAATATTCTTCGGCCGTTAAATTATGAAGCGGCAGGGAGTTGCGCGTCGTGTGCTGTCCGACGAAACGGTCGATTTTTCCATCGCAGTCGCAGGTGATATCGGCCAGCACAACCTCGCGGGTCGGTTTTTCTTCGAGCCGGTGAATCGGCATCACGGGAAAGAGCTGATCGATCGCCCAGACATCGGGCAGGGACTGGAAGAGGCTGAAATTGCCGTAGTAGATATCAGCCAGCATGGCCGGCAGCTGACGCAGCTCGTTCGGAATGTATTCCATCTCTTCGGTCAGCTTGGCCACCCGGGTGACGATATGCCAGAAAATGGTGCCGGCCATTGCGCGGTCGCGCAGGGTCATGGCGCCGCGTTTGAAGCGTTCGTGAATTTCGTCGCGGTAATAAAAGGCGTCGTGAAAACACTCCTGGGCATTACGCAGGTTGACGACTTTGACCACGGCCATCAGGTTGTGCAGCAGCTCGTGGGCGTTATCGGGGAGCTCGGTGGGCAGGTTGCTGATCTCGAAACGGCTCTCATCGAGAATGTTGAAGAGCAGAACTGAATAATAGGCCACGGTCGCCCGCCCGGATTCCGTGACGATGTCGGGGTGGGGCACGTCGGTTTCAGCCAGCGTGCTGACGAGGTTTTCCACAATCGCCACGCAGTATTCATCGAGATTATAATTCCGGCTGGTTTCCGAGTCGCCCTGCGAGCCGTCATAATCAACCGCCAGGCCGCCGCCGAGGTCCAGAATGCCCATGGGCGCCCCTTCTTTGACCAGGCCGATATACACCCGGCAGGCTTCCACCACGGCTTCGCGGATATCGCGGATGTTGGGAATCTGGGATCCGACGTGATAGTGGAGCAGCTGCAGGCAGTCGAGCATGCCGGCTTCCTTCAGGCGGTCGACAACATCGCATACCTGCGACGGGTTAAGGCCGAAAACGCTGCGCTCGCCGCCGGAGTGGTTCCAATGTCCGGAAGCCTGGGTGGAGAGTTTCAGGCGGACGCCGATTTTCGGCGGTATATCCAGGATCTTTGATCGATCGATAATCAATTCAAGTTCCGAGGGGGTTTCCACCACGAAAATGCATTGGAGCCCCATTTTGCAGGCGTAGAGGCCGAGGTCGACAAACTCCTCGTCTTTGTAGCCGTTGCAGATGAGGTAGGCCT
This window harbors:
- the nspC gene encoding carboxynorspermidine decarboxylase, with the protein product MDIKTPAFLVDEDLVRKNCEILVSVKQQTDCKILLALKGFALWPMFPMIGNYLDGVCASSPWEARLGREEFGKEVHAYAAAYSEADFAELLTLCDEIDFNSFHQLNRFRTAGNSDIKFGLRINPECSTQDPAHAIYDPCAPQSRLGIRRKDFKEQDLTGISGLHFHTLCEQNADDLETTLKAVEEQFGDLLPKMEWVNFGGGHHITRDDYDIDLLVKLINDFKAQYDVQVILEPGEAVALNAGVLVTTVLDVIDNDGAIAILDISCTCHMPDVLEMPYRPEIENAALPGAKPYTYKLAGLSCLAGDIIGDYSFDEPLQIGDRLIFNDMAHYSMVKTTFFNGIQHPDIAVQRGDRIEVLREFGYADYRARLA
- a CDS encoding saccharopine dehydrogenase family protein, which produces MSKVLIIGAGGVSGVVVHKCAALPEVFSEIMLASRTQSKCEAIAAQLDRPIQTAQVDADNVPELVELIKSFGPELVINVALPYQDLHIMDACLETGVHYLDTANYEPEDTAKFEYKWQWAYHDRFKEAGLMALLGSGFDPGVTSVFCTYIQKHYLDEIHTIDIIDCNAGDHGYPFATNFNPEINIREVTAKGRYWQNGEWIETDPLSVKHAFEVPEEIGNLNIYLMYHEELESLGKHIKGLKRARFWMSFGDAYLKHLEVLGNVGMTRIDEVEFNGQKIIPLQFLKTLLPDPASLGPRTKGKTWIGCQVSGIKNGQSKTVTIYNTCDHQECYAEVQSQAISYTTGVPCMIGAKMLLENKWTGDGVFNIEQMDPDPFMDDLNKYGLPWKVIEGAVAELD
- a CDS encoding AraC family transcriptional regulator, with amino-acid sequence MSDSVKKLNFGAYENPYSGKGIEFEPRGITASSELPTLHEAGYIPGNTNWNFPNVLSPFWRLYYNFDPGHHIQLENRIYDLKPDRVLLIPDHVLFHCIGEQPTRNLWLHFSLGKRLTAQQQIPVILKPTDLQLQLIHNLAEEIAEGTSGTNRIFHRSLALIHLCISHRDINWAPPLPGRLQTVIRYINEHMADKLPNELLAANAGISIETLCRLFSKYLHTSPARYVNQIRISRAGHLLEHSDLSIDQIAELTGFPNRAYFSRVFKQVSTLAPAEFRERKLTHLSLYKH
- a CDS encoding fatty acid desaturase, which encodes MPELVEEKVCWYRSPIDKALRKKLMERSDAKGLIHVVSLILLSLSTGFGVWYSAHHFHWSLTLLALFVHGTCFTFLGEHAGIHELSHGTVFKTKVLNEFFLKLIGFFTWKNIHVYRASHTRHHMATVHCKQDLEVPLPYKVTLRQWIGYYTFDVDRFLGTNWQIIRNAFGVLSGDWENYLFPEGSKDRKKVFAYARIVLMGHLLIVAGIIYLQDWILLLLFTFPTYATWLAWLVTIPQHAGLQPDTPDFRLCCRSVKVDPFTLFLHWNMDYHVEHHMFAGVPFYNLPKLREAIKDDLPPMRPFFETWKEIRHTLKKQKTDPAYCYIPEIPKG
- a CDS encoding PLP-dependent transferase; amino-acid sequence: MGKPIPNTPHAVAMCLPRWQDVIGYEEKNPKTMEKLHLGYPRFFYHPLVEAAVHKFSKRSDECAQLYTTRDAAERCAAYLWVNDPSAEISIRKTDGSAVHLIAFPKKLAALAKAYWQHAGEGISSRCAEALLNGIPAPDADAEAEIIKKRIAEFSGAKAEDIYLFPSGMAAIHAAYIAVRKNRLDAPTAQFAFPYGDTLKLQEKFNPHRALFYNRGDAADLEQLEKDLSESSISGLFCEFPSNPLLTCVDLGKLRELADQFRFPVIIDETLGACINQNTLPASDISAISLTKFFSGTSDVMGGALILNEDSDFYQTLRRELRTIYEPEAFYGADVIQLEKDSRDFRERVEKTNRNAQALSEYLHRHPAVDSVFYPSLTDRETYDQFRRPDGGYGGLLSFVLKEPEKYTEAVYDRLEITKGPNLGTSFSLCCPFVLIAHYDELEWAEKAGASRWLIRISIGIEEPEDLIARLERALP
- a CDS encoding trans-sulfuration enzyme family protein, giving the protein MKFDTAAIHIGQEPDRETGAVIPPVYLTSTFAQLEPGKTRGYDYTRSGNPAFDRLGATLAHLEQAEYATVFGSGMAAVNAVISTLSSGDHIVAEENIYGCTYRIYDQVFKKFGITISYVDLSDPANYPEIGKQKPALVWIESPTNPMLKIIDIEAVANAAHEAGTELLVDNTFASPFFQNPLALGADISLSSTTKYINGHSDCLGGVVCTNSEDWNEKMIFAQKAVGLNPSPFDCWLISRGLKTLAVRMKQHQENALKITDFLQSLEETDAVRYPFHPSHPQYELARKQMRGGSGIVTAIFNLPFEQVVKLISNLNLFSLAESLGGIESLICHPASMTHASIPKAEREAVGITDGLVRFSVGIEDADDLIEDIQTALKNL
- the speA gene encoding biosynthetic arginine decarboxylase yields the protein MYGINNWGADYFSVSDAGEVIVHPHGNGTGVSLRHIVDGLVDRGLDMPVLLRFSDILDSRIKLLHEGFGRAISEFEYRGNYRGVYPIKVNQQQQVLEEITAFGARYHHGLEAGSKPELIAALSYMHDPEAYLICNGYKDEEFVDLGLYACKMGLQCIFVVETPSELELIIDRSKILDIPPKIGVRLKLSTQASGHWNHSGGERSVFGLNPSQVCDVVDRLKEAGMLDCLQLLHYHVGSQIPNIRDIREAVVEACRVYIGLVKEGAPMGILDLGGGLAVDYDGSQGDSETSRNYNLDEYCVAIVENLVSTLAETDVPHPDIVTESGRATVAYYSVLLFNILDESRFEISNLPTELPDNAHELLHNLMAVVKVVNLRNAQECFHDAFYYRDEIHERFKRGAMTLRDRAMAGTIFWHIVTRVAKLTEEMEYIPNELRQLPAMLADIYYGNFSLFQSLPDVWAIDQLFPVMPIHRLEEKPTREVVLADITCDCDGKIDRFVGQHTTRNSLPLHNLTAEEYYLGVFLVGAYQETLGDLHNLLGDTNVITVEVDREGHLNYSRELEGDSVADVLSYVEYDPKNMIRRIRKLAETAVRTEAITAKERRRIMDAFESGMRGYTYFER